A genome region from Bufo gargarizans isolate SCDJY-AF-19 chromosome 2, ASM1485885v1, whole genome shotgun sequence includes the following:
- the LOC122929429 gene encoding ctenidin-1-like, producing the protein MAFLALLVCSLLVASSYSQPGWPGYGGGNSGGGYGGGRPGGGGYGGGNSGGGGGYGGGNSGGGGGNGGGNSGGGGGYGGGNSGGNTGGGSNTEKCTCKLSCVDVIRRSDTAKCDAGYTAMSCSCGSGCGSYNFKSSGECFCQCNNIGWTSARCCKMD; encoded by the exons ATGGCATTCCTGGCGCTCCTGGTGTGCAGCCTGCTGGTAGCCTCATCAT ATTCACAGCCTGGCTGGCCAGGTTATGGTGGTGGAAACAGTGGAGGAGGATATGGTGGTGGAAGGCCTGGAGGTGGAGGATACGGTGGTGGAAActctggaggaggtggaggatacgGCGGGGGAAACTCTGGAGGTGGTGGAGGAAACGGTGGTGGAAActctggaggaggtggaggatacgGTGGTGGAAACTCTGGAGGGAACACCGGAGGAGGTTCTAATACTGAAAAATGTACATGCAAACTgagttgtgtagatgtaattcgCAGGAGCGATACTGCCAAGTGCGATGCCG GATATACTGCCATGTCTTGTTCCTGTGGATCGGGTTGTGGATCATACAACTTCAAGAGCTCCGGCGAGTGTTTCTGTCAGTGCAATAACATAGGATGGACAAGTGCCCGCTGCTGCAAGATGGACTAA